In Curtobacterium sp. TC1, the following proteins share a genomic window:
- a CDS encoding extracellular solute-binding protein codes for MSLPEPNVPRRRAFRRIATATAVAAVGALVVAGCSSGSSADSIEKSAPKELKGTVSLWHFFTGREAGVVKTAVEGFEKANPDVTVDIHAGQDDEKLQKAISSGQNIDVGLSYSTAIVGSFCSSGAFRDLSPYIKRDKVDLSDIPKAVQSYTQYKGTRCTLPALADVSALMVNKPLLEKAGIDSPPKTLDELKTDALKLTTYNADGSIKQLGFNPLIDFYENSPEHWAPMVDGSWLDEDGNSVIGTSDAWKQLITWQKDFVDEIGYDKLKAFTSGLGQEFAADNAFQTGQVAMQIDGEYRTAFIKDQKPDLDYGTSPTPVMDGLGNYGSTYIAGNVAGIAKGSKNPELSWALLKYLSTNTDAQVTLGNGLKNIPTLTSALESPDLEVDENYKTFVDVAGNADTMTSPGTADGAAYIGTFTKFWQAYQQNGGDLDAKLKKLDSDIDNANQLAGP; via the coding sequence TTGTCCCTCCCCGAACCGAACGTCCCGCGCCGCCGGGCGTTCCGCCGCATCGCCACCGCCACGGCCGTCGCCGCCGTCGGCGCCCTCGTCGTCGCCGGCTGCAGCTCCGGCAGCAGCGCCGACTCGATCGAGAAGAGCGCCCCGAAGGAACTCAAGGGCACCGTGTCCCTGTGGCACTTCTTCACCGGCCGTGAAGCCGGCGTGGTGAAGACCGCCGTCGAGGGCTTCGAGAAGGCCAACCCCGACGTCACCGTCGACATCCACGCCGGCCAGGACGACGAGAAGCTGCAGAAGGCGATCTCGTCCGGCCAGAACATCGACGTGGGGCTGTCGTACTCGACCGCCATCGTGGGCAGCTTCTGCTCCTCGGGTGCCTTCCGTGACCTCTCCCCCTACATCAAGCGCGACAAGGTCGACCTGTCGGACATCCCGAAGGCCGTGCAGTCGTACACGCAGTACAAGGGCACCCGGTGCACGCTGCCTGCCCTCGCCGACGTCAGTGCGCTCATGGTCAACAAGCCGCTGCTCGAGAAGGCCGGGATCGACTCCCCGCCGAAGACGCTCGACGAGCTCAAGACCGACGCGCTGAAGCTGACGACGTACAACGCCGACGGCTCGATCAAGCAGCTCGGCTTCAACCCGCTCATCGACTTCTACGAGAACTCGCCCGAGCACTGGGCGCCGATGGTCGACGGCTCGTGGTTGGACGAGGACGGCAACAGCGTGATCGGCACGTCCGACGCGTGGAAGCAGCTCATCACCTGGCAGAAGGACTTCGTCGACGAGATCGGTTACGACAAGCTCAAGGCCTTCACGTCCGGCCTCGGGCAGGAGTTCGCCGCGGACAACGCGTTCCAGACCGGGCAGGTCGCGATGCAGATCGACGGCGAGTACCGCACGGCGTTCATCAAGGACCAGAAGCCGGACCTGGACTACGGCACGTCGCCGACCCCGGTGATGGACGGCCTCGGCAACTACGGCTCGACGTACATCGCGGGCAACGTCGCGGGCATCGCGAAGGGCTCCAAGAACCCGGAGCTGTCGTGGGCACTCCTGAAGTACCTGTCGACGAACACCGACGCACAGGTCACCCTGGGCAACGGACTGAAGAACATCCCGACGCTCACCTCGGCGCTGGAGTCCCCCGACCTCGAGGTCGACGAGAACTACAAGACCTTCGTCGACGTCGCGGGCAACGCGGACACCATGACCTCGCCGGGCACCGCCGACGGCGCCGCCTACATCGGCACCTTCACGAAGTTCTGGCAGGCCTACCAGCAGAACGGCGGCGACCTCGACGCCAAGCTGAAGAAGCTCGACTCGGACATCGACAACGCGAACCAGCTGGCTGGTCCGTGA
- a CDS encoding phenylacetate--CoA ligase family protein: MTDHTTSLARGETWLPRSSAADDFIGRYVEVFEQYHDARLTQEALRAWRSDQLAAVLHKVMGSPFYRKQLRGVDLDSVRPEDLTALPFTTKEDLRRELYDVLSGPLREALYFYETTGTTGRATPCPRDAKEVVASNAFITESWRAIFREHFGAHRPSVGLMGPTEVHSFGDTLGDVAKNLGSCNAKIWPYSPVMGFKRALELMRDLELEVIVATPGVCLNLARAASFHGFDIREDFPSLRLVFTTGEMCTPALARNIESLWGVRCYDILYGSQEAFVMGTAAPSGVMRFSELNYIAEIIDPDSGECLGGRGTGELCVTMLMDGVKPLIRYRTGDLVELSDDDQSDIDQPGPIIKVIGRVADRISLGGSPATASDVEQSVLHGVVGAYGYQVVIDGPADGSEDRVTVRLHFRDGNSSEHVQMLREIERRVRRRFAVECRAEAVDALDEIVSTGAFVSWKAARISDHRNEPGAEEVIAAQLALRRGVTS, from the coding sequence ATGACCGACCACACGACATCACTTGCCCGCGGCGAGACCTGGCTTCCGAGGTCCTCTGCGGCCGACGATTTCATCGGCCGGTACGTCGAAGTCTTCGAGCAGTACCACGACGCCCGGTTGACCCAGGAAGCCCTCCGAGCGTGGCGTTCGGATCAGCTCGCAGCTGTGTTGCACAAGGTGATGGGGTCGCCGTTCTACCGCAAACAGCTCCGAGGCGTCGATCTCGATTCGGTGCGGCCCGAGGACCTCACCGCGTTGCCGTTCACCACGAAGGAGGATCTTCGGCGCGAACTGTACGACGTGCTGTCCGGCCCGCTCCGCGAGGCGCTGTACTTCTACGAGACCACGGGAACGACCGGCAGGGCCACACCGTGTCCACGCGACGCCAAGGAGGTAGTCGCGTCGAATGCCTTCATCACCGAGTCGTGGCGCGCCATCTTCCGCGAGCACTTCGGAGCGCACCGTCCGTCCGTCGGGCTCATGGGGCCGACCGAGGTGCACTCCTTCGGGGACACGCTCGGCGACGTGGCGAAGAACCTCGGGTCGTGCAATGCCAAGATCTGGCCCTACTCGCCGGTCATGGGCTTCAAGCGAGCGCTCGAACTCATGCGCGACCTCGAGCTGGAGGTCATTGTCGCGACCCCGGGCGTCTGTCTGAACCTTGCGCGAGCGGCGTCGTTCCACGGATTCGACATCCGCGAGGACTTTCCGTCGCTCCGGCTGGTCTTCACCACGGGAGAGATGTGCACCCCGGCCTTGGCGCGCAACATCGAGTCGCTGTGGGGCGTGCGGTGCTACGACATCCTCTACGGTTCGCAGGAAGCGTTCGTGATGGGGACAGCAGCACCGAGCGGAGTGATGCGCTTCTCCGAGCTCAACTACATCGCGGAGATCATCGATCCTGACTCTGGCGAATGCCTCGGTGGTCGAGGAACTGGCGAGCTCTGTGTGACGATGCTGATGGACGGTGTGAAGCCGCTCATCCGCTACCGCACTGGTGACCTCGTCGAGCTGAGTGACGATGACCAGTCCGACATCGACCAACCCGGGCCGATCATCAAGGTGATCGGTCGGGTTGCGGATCGAATCAGTTTGGGCGGCAGCCCGGCGACCGCGAGCGATGTCGAGCAGTCGGTGCTGCACGGCGTCGTGGGCGCGTACGGCTACCAGGTCGTGATCGACGGTCCGGCCGATGGCTCCGAGGATCGTGTGACGGTGCGGCTGCATTTCCGGGATGGCAACTCATCGGAACACGTCCAGATGCTCCGCGAGATCGAGCGGCGTGTGCGACGGCGATTCGCTGTCGAATGCCGTGCAGAAGCTGTCGATGCTCTGGACGAGATCGTGAGTACCGGAGCGTTCGTGAGCTGGAAGGCAGCTCGCATCTCCGATCACCGGAACGAGCCAGGTGCGGAGGAAGTCATTGCCGCTCAGTTGGCGCTGCGCCGTGGTGTCACGTCGTGA
- a CDS encoding thiamine pyrophosphate-binding protein, whose amino-acid sequence MFQQVSVADHFLSRLREVGVDEVFGVPGDFSLAFMDVLEASPDISWIGCASELGAAYAADGYARARGLGVLCTTFGVGELSAACATAGAVAEDVAVLHVVVTPPTAAWRSKACVHHTFADGDLDRFGRVAAALGTLVFDIGFDEPCDAIDRAVRHWAGRRESVYVRVPQDVLSAAVPEASAVLGAPTPQNDDPDVDDLLSAYLAAHPRATAVVGHLALRHNLRGAIDQLAQRNVPLAALPNGKGIVDETVPSYLGVYNGKLSRAGVNARVEAPTGRVLVGCVLADTTTGGFSHDFPEDSTLVVGRSSVTWAGRVLEAEIGVVVRRLAALWPGLPAPPPSKAPTELPTAVLVGDGPLTINSMWSSTAAIMPTHTRLFAETGTSYFGALDIAFPADTVFECAAVWAAIGHALPAAIGASIGDRTRQVLAVVGDGAAQVTANELGLLHRYRSNAIFVVVDNGGYTIERVIRGARASYNDVSSWDWPMVARTIGGGSTVTTSAVSTVIEYAIALEAAFSDPDRAHVIVVRTSPMDAPPTLAAVASAIRARAEAVCR is encoded by the coding sequence ATGTTTCAACAGGTCAGTGTCGCCGATCACTTCCTCTCCCGTCTGCGCGAAGTCGGGGTGGATGAGGTCTTCGGCGTCCCCGGCGACTTTTCGCTGGCGTTCATGGACGTCCTCGAAGCCAGTCCCGACATCTCGTGGATCGGCTGTGCGAGTGAACTCGGTGCTGCGTACGCAGCGGACGGGTACGCGCGAGCCCGCGGGCTCGGAGTACTCTGCACCACGTTCGGGGTCGGAGAGCTCTCCGCCGCATGTGCGACCGCTGGTGCAGTTGCCGAGGACGTTGCGGTCCTGCACGTCGTGGTGACACCGCCGACCGCAGCTTGGCGCAGCAAGGCGTGTGTGCACCACACCTTCGCTGACGGCGATCTGGACCGGTTCGGCCGGGTCGCGGCTGCGCTCGGAACGCTGGTGTTCGACATCGGCTTCGACGAGCCATGTGACGCCATCGATCGTGCAGTGCGTCACTGGGCTGGCCGACGCGAGAGCGTGTACGTCCGTGTTCCGCAGGACGTCCTGTCGGCTGCCGTCCCCGAGGCGTCCGCGGTGCTGGGAGCGCCAACTCCGCAGAACGACGATCCTGACGTCGACGACCTGCTCTCTGCATACCTCGCCGCCCATCCTCGTGCGACCGCGGTCGTCGGTCATCTGGCCCTCCGGCACAACCTTCGAGGAGCGATCGACCAGCTCGCCCAGCGCAACGTTCCCTTGGCCGCCCTCCCCAACGGCAAGGGGATCGTGGACGAGACGGTCCCGTCCTACCTCGGCGTCTACAACGGGAAACTCAGTCGTGCAGGCGTCAATGCGCGCGTGGAAGCTCCGACTGGGCGCGTCCTCGTCGGCTGCGTACTCGCTGACACGACCACGGGAGGGTTCAGCCATGACTTCCCCGAGGATTCGACACTCGTCGTCGGCCGCAGTTCGGTCACGTGGGCAGGAAGGGTTCTCGAAGCGGAGATCGGCGTCGTGGTCCGGCGCCTTGCTGCGCTGTGGCCTGGTCTCCCGGCCCCGCCGCCGAGCAAGGCCCCAACCGAGCTGCCGACCGCTGTGCTTGTCGGCGATGGTCCACTGACGATCAACTCGATGTGGTCGAGCACTGCTGCGATCATGCCGACTCACACTCGTCTGTTCGCGGAGACCGGCACCTCGTACTTCGGAGCGCTCGACATCGCCTTCCCCGCAGACACGGTGTTCGAGTGCGCCGCCGTCTGGGCCGCCATCGGTCACGCGCTGCCTGCGGCGATCGGAGCGTCGATCGGTGACCGAACGCGTCAAGTTCTGGCCGTCGTCGGTGATGGTGCTGCACAAGTGACGGCCAACGAACTCGGGCTGCTGCACCGCTACCGGTCGAATGCGATCTTCGTCGTCGTCGACAACGGTGGGTACACGATCGAGCGTGTCATCCGCGGAGCGCGGGCGTCCTACAACGACGTCTCGTCCTGGGACTGGCCGATGGTGGCCCGCACCATCGGCGGCGGATCGACCGTGACCACCTCCGCCGTCAGCACGGTGATCGAGTACGCGATCGCTCTCGAAGCAGCGTTCTCGGACCCGGATCGAGCGCACGTGATCGTCGTGCGTACCTCCCCGATGGACGCGCCTCCGACGCTAGCAGCCGTCGCATCGGCGATCCGCGCCCGAGCCGAAGCGGTCTGCCGGTGA
- a CDS encoding anthranilate synthase component I family protein — MDDVSAQAARIECDVVRRPVPRMPAMDAFRGLRATYGPDRAFILESQGGPQEDNRVSMCGLAGRTSLIIRNGSVAIDGERETVRVIAGVLVEAGAIIPDGSAYRLAADDSLWAIPRVLEAALRTFDDRDDLALSFLVFFGYDAVHYIERLPRSIPDQGDAPPDAVISFVDAIVTFEEHGSELAVVRSSVWGGEDPDQIEGALTAWSEESTSPEAVGGMPTVPRPRRIRDDVTRDEYLRRGEVCLEHIRQGDAYQVQLGHSVTIETDADPLAVYERLRRRNPSPYMALFTVAGHVVVCASPELFVRLEKGSATMRPIAGTIERGADDAAQQAQLVDDPKERAEHLMLVDLCRNDLGRVARPGTLDVEVMMAVETYSHVLHLVSQVVCELEAGYDAWDVIRAGFPAGTMSGAPKVRAMEIIESLESTRRGLYAGAFGLIGLGSRPAVLGLAIRMAVVHSGTYVLRASAGFVADSTGDSEWEETLQKMAAPYWAVCGEEIR, encoded by the coding sequence ATGGACGACGTGAGCGCACAGGCTGCCCGAATCGAGTGCGACGTTGTGCGTCGACCCGTGCCGCGGATGCCGGCGATGGATGCGTTTCGAGGGCTCCGGGCAACGTACGGACCGGATCGTGCATTCATACTCGAGTCGCAGGGTGGGCCGCAGGAAGACAACCGCGTCTCGATGTGTGGCCTTGCGGGGCGGACATCGCTCATAATCCGGAACGGTTCCGTGGCGATCGACGGCGAACGAGAGACAGTTCGAGTCATCGCCGGGGTCCTCGTCGAAGCGGGAGCGATCATTCCCGACGGAAGCGCGTACCGCTTGGCGGCTGACGATTCGCTCTGGGCGATTCCTCGGGTCTTGGAAGCGGCCTTGCGGACGTTCGACGATCGCGACGATCTCGCGTTGTCCTTCCTGGTCTTCTTCGGGTATGACGCGGTGCACTACATCGAGCGGCTCCCGCGTTCGATCCCGGATCAGGGTGATGCTCCGCCGGATGCTGTGATCAGTTTCGTCGACGCCATCGTGACCTTCGAGGAGCACGGCAGCGAACTGGCCGTTGTCCGCTCTTCTGTCTGGGGTGGCGAAGACCCTGACCAAATCGAGGGCGCGCTGACCGCATGGTCGGAGGAGAGCACCTCGCCGGAGGCTGTCGGCGGAATGCCGACGGTGCCACGTCCGCGCCGGATTCGCGACGATGTGACACGCGACGAGTACCTGAGGCGAGGCGAGGTCTGTCTCGAACACATCCGCCAAGGAGACGCCTACCAGGTGCAACTCGGACACTCCGTGACCATCGAGACCGATGCCGATCCCTTGGCAGTCTACGAACGCCTCCGACGGCGAAACCCGTCGCCCTACATGGCTCTATTCACCGTCGCGGGCCATGTCGTGGTCTGTGCGAGTCCGGAGTTGTTCGTCCGGCTCGAGAAGGGCTCGGCGACGATGCGGCCGATCGCCGGCACCATCGAGCGAGGAGCTGACGATGCAGCGCAGCAGGCGCAACTCGTTGACGACCCGAAGGAGCGAGCCGAACACCTCATGCTCGTCGATCTCTGTCGGAACGATCTCGGACGTGTCGCAAGACCCGGGACGCTCGACGTCGAGGTCATGATGGCCGTCGAGACGTACTCGCACGTGCTCCACCTCGTGTCGCAGGTCGTCTGCGAGCTGGAAGCTGGGTACGACGCATGGGACGTCATCCGTGCGGGTTTCCCAGCCGGCACGATGTCCGGAGCTCCGAAGGTGCGCGCGATGGAGATCATCGAGTCCCTGGAATCGACTCGACGCGGTCTCTACGCGGGCGCCTTCGGATTGATCGGCCTCGGCAGTAGGCCAGCTGTTCTCGGTCTCGCCATCCGCATGGCCGTCGTTCACTCCGGGACGTACGTCCTCCGCGCTTCAGCGGGCTTCGTCGCAGACTCGACGGGAGACAGCGAATGGGAGGAGACCCTCCAGAAGATGGCTGCTCCCTACTGGGCGGTCTGCGGGGAGGAGATTCGATGA
- a CDS encoding flavodoxin family protein, producing MTGGSTMPPRVVCLNGSENPRGATGAVLERFSDELRSRGVESIVVPLAAADISGCGPCGDCNLRTERCALQDDVGDIVRQMVEAEGVVYASPVHGFGLAAPMQTFIERAGVGHLRFSRPLADKVGGALVVGRRYAHSAVLNQLHQNILLNRMILPGSGYPAIVRTEQGDPDLDHEGMAAVRAMAIRMVEVIFQLRGMPSSSTGLAANERSERAVHDEPGQIETKRSVTP from the coding sequence GTGACCGGCGGTTCGACCATGCCGCCGAGGGTCGTCTGTCTCAACGGGTCCGAGAACCCGCGCGGCGCGACGGGCGCCGTGCTCGAACGGTTCTCCGACGAACTCCGCAGCCGTGGAGTGGAATCGATCGTCGTCCCGCTTGCTGCTGCGGACATCAGCGGATGCGGACCATGCGGAGACTGCAACCTGAGGACGGAACGATGCGCACTACAGGACGACGTAGGGGACATCGTCCGGCAGATGGTCGAAGCGGAGGGAGTGGTCTACGCCAGCCCCGTGCACGGCTTCGGGCTGGCCGCGCCGATGCAGACGTTCATCGAGCGGGCCGGCGTCGGGCATCTCCGGTTCTCACGCCCTCTCGCGGACAAGGTCGGCGGTGCACTGGTCGTCGGCCGTCGGTACGCACATTCCGCTGTCCTGAACCAGCTCCACCAGAACATCCTGCTCAACCGCATGATCCTTCCAGGAAGCGGCTACCCCGCCATCGTGCGGACCGAGCAAGGCGACCCGGACCTGGATCACGAAGGAATGGCAGCGGTCCGCGCGATGGCCATCCGGATGGTCGAGGTGATCTTCCAGCTACGGGGGATGCCAAGCAGCAGCACCGGCCTGGCGGCCAACGAACGAAGTGAGCGTGCCGTCCACGATGAACCAGGACAGATCGAGACGAAGAGGAGCGTCACCCCATGA
- a CDS encoding anthranilate synthase component II has protein sequence MSVVLVDAFDSFVHIIDQYLADVDDERTVLRSAPDTIQRVEALRPDFLVLGPGPGHPSASGHVELVRHFAGRMPILGVCLGHQAIGASFGAAVVRADRIRHGKTSTIHHDGRGLYALGSQGPREVTRYHSLVIDESTLPADLVVTARSEDDGFVMGVRHRTLPVEGVQFHPESIGTHDGAAYFRGFHQAYVE, from the coding sequence ATGAGTGTCGTCCTGGTCGACGCGTTCGACAGCTTCGTGCACATCATCGACCAGTACCTCGCCGATGTCGACGACGAGCGGACCGTGCTCCGGTCGGCTCCAGACACGATCCAGCGTGTCGAAGCGCTGCGACCGGACTTCCTCGTCCTCGGTCCGGGCCCAGGGCACCCGAGTGCGTCCGGCCACGTCGAGCTCGTCCGCCACTTCGCCGGAAGGATGCCAATTCTCGGCGTGTGTCTCGGGCATCAGGCGATCGGGGCGTCATTCGGCGCTGCTGTCGTTCGCGCCGACCGCATCCGCCACGGGAAGACGAGCACCATCCACCATGATGGTCGAGGGCTCTACGCGCTGGGATCGCAAGGGCCGCGCGAAGTCACGCGGTACCACTCTCTCGTCATCGACGAGTCCACGTTGCCCGCCGATCTCGTCGTCACGGCACGGTCGGAAGACGACGGTTTCGTGATGGGGGTTCGCCATCGGACACTTCCCGTCGAAGGCGTCCAGTTTCATCCGGAGAGCATCGGCACGCACGACGGGGCGGCCTACTTCCGTGGCTTCCACCAGGCATACGTGGAGTGA
- a CDS encoding isochorismate synthase MenF, with protein MLLPDSRSVGHQTGPSRTDDIEHRSAFRSLVRNVLRGISDGDLQKVVLARTDVITRPEGFDEAEVFARLTSDRSSVAFQVRGSEPQGDFLGASPEVLVRVNGASLVSSPFAGSVPRGGVSRTRARNELIRSAKVGTEHGLVVEDIVHRLRGVAMSDVDVVGPELRSTERVWHLASTITTTVDPAHIDSLAAVELLHPTPAVCGVPRTAALRVISESEPFERGLFGGVVGWQSHDGDGEWRVSIRCGLVTGFSVRLFAGAGIVRGSDADAEYDETTAKMQTMNDALAAAGKTGAPASLMQPDETRTQEGDARWTT; from the coding sequence ATGCTGCTTCCCGACTCGCGATCTGTTGGACATCAGACCGGACCATCGAGGACGGACGACATCGAGCATCGATCTGCCTTCAGATCTTTGGTCCGAAACGTCCTGCGTGGGATTTCTGATGGCGACCTTCAGAAAGTCGTCCTCGCCCGGACGGATGTGATCACGCGGCCGGAGGGCTTCGACGAGGCCGAAGTGTTCGCGCGGCTGACTTCAGACCGGTCCTCCGTGGCGTTTCAGGTTCGCGGTTCCGAGCCGCAAGGCGACTTTCTGGGGGCGAGTCCAGAAGTACTCGTGCGGGTCAACGGTGCAAGTCTCGTGTCGTCACCGTTCGCCGGCTCGGTGCCGAGGGGGGGAGTGTCGCGCACTCGTGCTCGAAACGAACTCATCCGATCCGCGAAGGTCGGCACAGAACACGGCCTGGTGGTCGAGGACATTGTTCATCGGCTTCGCGGAGTGGCGATGTCCGATGTTGATGTGGTTGGCCCAGAACTGCGGTCCACAGAACGCGTTTGGCATCTCGCATCCACCATCACGACGACGGTCGATCCGGCGCACATCGACTCGCTTGCTGCGGTGGAGCTGTTGCATCCGACGCCTGCAGTCTGCGGCGTGCCGCGAACGGCTGCTCTTCGGGTCATCAGTGAGAGCGAGCCCTTCGAACGAGGACTGTTCGGCGGAGTGGTGGGCTGGCAGTCGCACGATGGCGATGGCGAGTGGCGGGTGTCGATCCGTTGCGGACTCGTCACCGGGTTCTCCGTCCGTCTCTTCGCGGGCGCTGGCATCGTCCGGGGTTCCGACGCTGATGCCGAATATGACGAGACGACAGCGAAGATGCAGACGATGAACGATGCACTGGCCGCTGCCGGAAAAACGGGTGCACCGGCTTCATTGATGCAACCAGACGAAACACGAACACAAGAAGGCGATGCCAGATGGACGACGTGA
- a CDS encoding ROK family transcriptional regulator, translating to MTTRGRTPGQPGLLRVLNDRAALELLLDDGPLTRNEIAQRTGLSKPTAAEIIRRLESADLIRQAGTDTQAGRRGPSAVVYEAITDRDLGVAVDVQLVDVRSTVVDAAGRTFPVATHRMSEAEVRSPGSDIVAAAISRAAAAAGVDPELVTAVAVGVQASVDHATDTLIFTDGLPGWPREQVSATLSADLGVHVVVENDANLAAIAERNMGAGRAPGSFALFWMAEGLGMALDLHGHLHTGASGAAGEIGYLSVPADARSIDPTATIVADLISEPAIIALAAEHGITAPDGTAADWRQVLPQLPGLPEQHPFTVALGERVGHNVLPALAVADPETVVLHGPTGIAGGPALAAAVTAWLRTRSRWSTAVVAPGVPDTPVLHGARHVLIDVVRTALADRLERISDDAPTPDPVERP from the coding sequence ATGACCACTCGAGGACGCACCCCCGGCCAGCCCGGGCTGCTCCGCGTCCTGAACGACCGCGCAGCGCTCGAACTGCTGCTCGACGACGGCCCGCTCACGCGCAACGAGATCGCACAGCGGACCGGCCTCAGCAAGCCCACCGCCGCCGAGATCATCCGCCGGCTCGAGTCGGCCGACCTCATCCGCCAGGCCGGCACCGACACCCAGGCCGGACGCCGCGGGCCGAGCGCCGTCGTGTACGAAGCGATCACCGACCGCGACCTCGGTGTGGCGGTCGACGTCCAGCTCGTCGACGTCCGGTCGACCGTGGTGGACGCCGCTGGTCGCACCTTCCCGGTCGCCACGCACCGGATGTCCGAGGCCGAGGTGCGCTCCCCCGGGTCGGACATCGTGGCCGCAGCGATCTCCCGCGCAGCCGCCGCGGCCGGCGTGGACCCCGAGCTCGTCACCGCCGTCGCGGTGGGCGTGCAGGCGAGTGTCGACCACGCCACCGACACCCTGATCTTCACCGACGGCCTGCCCGGCTGGCCCCGCGAGCAGGTGAGCGCGACCCTGTCCGCCGACCTCGGGGTCCACGTGGTCGTCGAGAACGACGCCAACCTCGCCGCCATCGCCGAACGCAACATGGGGGCCGGTCGGGCTCCCGGGTCGTTCGCGCTCTTCTGGATGGCCGAGGGCCTCGGCATGGCCCTCGACCTGCACGGCCACCTGCACACCGGCGCGTCCGGTGCCGCGGGTGAGATCGGCTACCTCAGCGTGCCCGCCGACGCACGCTCCATCGACCCGACGGCCACGATCGTCGCGGACCTCATCTCCGAGCCCGCGATCATCGCCCTGGCCGCCGAGCACGGGATCACGGCACCGGACGGCACCGCAGCCGACTGGCGCCAGGTGCTCCCGCAGCTGCCCGGCCTGCCCGAGCAGCACCCCTTCACCGTCGCCCTCGGCGAGCGCGTCGGGCACAACGTGCTTCCCGCACTCGCGGTGGCCGATCCCGAGACGGTCGTCCTGCACGGCCCGACCGGGATCGCCGGCGGCCCCGCCCTGGCCGCCGCCGTGACCGCCTGGCTCCGGACCCGTTCACGCTGGTCCACCGCCGTGGTCGCGCCCGGCGTCCCCGACACCCCCGTCCTGCACGGTGCGCGGCACGTCCTCATCGACGTCGTCCGCACCGCGCTCGCGGACCGGCTCGAGCGCATCAGTGACGATGCCCCGACGCCGGACCCCGTCGAGCGCCCCTGA
- a CDS encoding alcohol dehydrogenase catalytic domain-containing protein, whose translation MRAAIIHAPNDIRVEERDRPSVLTPKDVVVKVVAACVCGSDLWPYRGVTETKQPRPIGHELVGEVVAVGDEVTDLHEGDFVISPFTMNDGTCQACRHGMTSGCDHLSGFGGKDAYGDPVGGAQAEYVRIPDASATLVAVPGPVDPALVPSLLTLSDVFSTGHHAAVSAAVGPGKTVVVVGDGAVGLSAVLASKRLGAERIIAMSRHADRQALAREFGATDIVASRGEEGVAAIRDLLGGDQADCAVEAVGTEESMDQALHSVRAGGNLGFVGVPHGVPTIGTRYLFDTNIAIAGGMAPARKYIPELLPDVLSGTIDPGRVFDLELPLDEAAEAYRAMDERRAIKVLLRP comes from the coding sequence GTGCGCGCAGCGATCATCCACGCCCCGAACGACATCCGCGTCGAGGAGCGCGACCGCCCCTCGGTCCTGACCCCGAAGGACGTCGTCGTCAAGGTCGTCGCGGCGTGCGTGTGCGGTTCCGACCTCTGGCCCTACCGTGGCGTGACCGAGACGAAGCAGCCACGGCCGATCGGGCACGAACTCGTCGGCGAGGTCGTCGCCGTCGGGGACGAGGTCACCGACCTGCACGAGGGCGACTTCGTCATCTCCCCCTTCACCATGAACGACGGCACCTGCCAGGCCTGCCGCCACGGCATGACCAGTGGCTGCGACCACCTGTCCGGCTTCGGCGGGAAGGACGCGTACGGCGACCCGGTCGGCGGCGCGCAGGCCGAGTACGTCCGCATCCCCGACGCGTCTGCGACGCTCGTCGCGGTCCCCGGCCCGGTCGACCCCGCCCTCGTGCCGTCGCTGCTGACACTGTCCGACGTCTTCTCCACCGGGCACCACGCCGCGGTGTCGGCAGCGGTCGGCCCGGGCAAGACGGTCGTCGTGGTCGGCGACGGCGCGGTCGGCCTGTCCGCCGTGCTCGCGTCGAAGCGACTGGGCGCCGAGCGCATCATCGCGATGAGCCGGCACGCCGACCGCCAGGCGCTCGCTCGCGAGTTCGGCGCGACGGACATCGTGGCTTCCCGCGGCGAGGAGGGCGTCGCGGCGATCCGCGACCTGCTCGGCGGCGACCAGGCCGACTGCGCGGTGGAGGCCGTGGGCACCGAGGAGAGCATGGACCAGGCGCTGCACTCGGTGCGTGCGGGCGGCAACCTCGGCTTCGTCGGGGTCCCGCACGGCGTCCCGACGATCGGCACCCGGTACCTCTTCGACACGAACATCGCGATCGCGGGCGGGATGGCGCCGGCCCGGAAGTACATCCCGGAGCTGCTGCCCGACGTCCTGTCGGGCACGATCGACCCGGGCCGGGTGTTCGACCTCGAACTGCCGCTCGACGAGGCCGCCGAGGCGTACCGGGCGATGGACGAACGTCGGGCGATCAAGGTGCTGCTGCGGCCGTAG